Below is a genomic region from Raphanus sativus cultivar WK10039 chromosome 4, ASM80110v3, whole genome shotgun sequence.
TTAACAGTAGAGTGCTCTGGAGGTTCTGAGTTTATTGCAGCAAGTCGATCACGAAGAATGCTTTGAGCCGCTGCAATTAACTCCTCTTCTTCCGCAAACTTATCATTTGTAACCGGCGCATTTCTTTCCACTTCATGAGAAGGGACCTCTTTTCCTTGCACGGCTTCAGAACGCTTTGCAACGTACTGCTAACCAGAAGACGCAGAGTAATCCGATCCAAGATACAGGTTTGGAGGCAAACTCTTTGCTCTAGCTGCCTTTTTCCTGACTTGAGAACTAGGAGCAACTGGAGACGCAAGAGTACGTCCTAGCCCTTTTTGAGAGGATGAGGAAGGAGAGACCTGAGTCTTCTATCCAAAGCTACCGATTGATGGAGGAGAATTAGCAGCTACAGGGGAGGGTGGCGTTGGAGAAGATGCAGATGCTGCCTCTGGATCAAGAGTCATGACACCTGTAAAAGCAGGGAAGTCTTTCGAGACAGGTAAAGGCTTCTTGAGAGGCTGCAGGCATCGCAAGCGAAGATGACCATAGTCCCCACATGCACTGCATTTGGGAGGGATTTTCTGAAATTCAACTGGAAGGTAAACAGAGTTCCCTAACTTGTCTGTCACACGAACCACAGACGGCCGTGGCTTCTCTAACTCTATGACCACACGAAGCTTAACAACTCCATTGGTGAAAGGCTTCACATCGGGGTACTCGGAGTGAACGGGGAATCCCACCGCAGAAGCCATAGTGCTAAAACCCAAGAGAGACCAAAGTTCTACGGGAACCTTTTTGAAGAGGACCCATACTGGTGCGTGTAAAAGCTTCATATCAGAGAGGTTAATTGAAGGATGCCAAAGCAATGCTGTGAAAGAGCAATTTCCAGAGTGCCAGAAACCAATGTCAAGAGCCCACTGACGCATAATTGGACAAGGGATGAAGATCAGGTACGAACGCTTAGAGTGAAGCTTTACCGAAATGTTCCCATTCTTCCCCCATATAGGATTTAAATCTGAGAAAACCTTTGCTGGAGAGGGGGGACGCCCATGAAAAAAGGCTACCAAATAGTCTTTCCAGGTGGTAGAAGAAACAAGTGTAATCGAGTCCGGTGCCTGAATAGACGGAATTCCATCGACTGAAACGGAAGGGGAGGCCACTTTAACCAAATGTTGAAAAAC
It encodes:
- the LOC108850976 gene encoding uncharacterized protein LOC108850976; the encoded protein is MSISAPSPVIPPTPVPPDLLFLRPLSDPVVCSLPPLPSAEGEQPLLVSPSGAEVRALSPVPSLAEVPSSSPSPAQTPAPAVVPSSLKPSSWVNKAKSVFQHLVKVASPSVSVDGIPSIQAPDSITLVSSTTWKDYLVAFFHGRPPSPAKVFSDLNPIWGKNGNISVKLHSKRSYLIFIPCPIMRQWALDIGFWHSGNCSFTALLWHPSINLSDMKLLHAPVWVLFKKVPVELWSLLGFSTMASAVGFPVHSEYPDVKPFTNGVVKLRVVIELEKPRPSVVRVTDKLGNSVYLPVEFQKIPPKCSACGDYGHLRLRCLQPLKKPLPVSKDFPAFTGVMTLDPEAASASSPTPPSPVAANSPPSIGSFG